The window CTTGTTGCAACTTTCAAAACATGGGCTTATCTTGTTGGTGTTGGCGGACCCTTAATGCGAAAAGCGCGTTTGAAATGCATTGAAAAAATGGAAAGCTTCGAAATCATGGGTTTTTCCGAAGTGTTTTTTTCTTTTTTTAAACTACTTAAAAAGTTTTTTTTTCTTCGCGATGCGATCTTAGATCTCAATCCAGATGTCATTATCTTAATCGACTATCCAGGGTTCAACTTGCGCCTTGCAAAAACACTAAGAAAGCAGGGATTTAGAGGAAAAATCGTACAATATGTGTGTCCGTCCATCTGGGCGCACGGTCAGAAGCGTAAAAAAATTCTAGAGCGCTATTTTGATCATGTGTTTTGCATTTTACCCTTTGAGCCCAAACTATTTCGAAAAACTAGAGCTTCTTTTGTCGGCCATATGCTTGCACACACCATTAAAAAAGCTAAGATCAAAAGGCAAAATTTTCTTGCACTTTTTCCAGGCTCCCGCAGACGTGAAATTGAAAAAAACTTACCCCTTCAACTAGAAGTTGCCAAACAAACCAAGCAGCCCATTTATATTTCTACAGCAAATCCTCAAATAAAAGCACAGATCAAAGCGGTTTTAAAACAGCATCATATCAAAGCCACACTTGTTCCTTTTGAAAAGCGTTATAAACTCATGCAACAGTGCAAAAAAGCCCTTGCAACATCAGGCACGGTGAATTTAGAACTTGCGCTTTTATCAACCCCGACTTTGGTCTGTTACAAAGTCACTCCTTTAGAAAAATGGATCATCAAACACTTTATCAAGCCCAAAGTGAAATATTTTTCCCTACCCAATTTAATTATGAATAAGCAAATATTTCCTGAATTTTATGGCACACATCTCGATCCTCAAAAAATGCTAAAAGCGTTAAAAAGCACAAAAGCGACACATTGCTTGCAACTTTCTAAAATCTTGAAAAACAAAGTTCCTGCAAAAGAGATTCAAACCTGGATTAGACAACATCTAGACAATTAAAAAATTGCCGAAAGGTGCTTGGCTTTTTCAAATGCGCCTAAAAGATCTTGTGTTTTGGATTTGCCATGGCATTTGATAACAAGTCCATTGACACCACAAATAATCGCACCATAAGCTAAGCTTGGAAGATCAAATTTGTACTGACTTTGCAAAAAGTTTGCCACACCTTCTGCTGTTTTTAAAAAGATGTTTCCAGAAAACCCATCGGTCACAAGTACGTCGATTGTGCCTTCAAAAACATCTTGACCTTCAATATTTCCCACAAATGTAAAGTAGGCATTTTTTTTGCTAAATAATTGATAAGCCTTTTGTTGCTCCTGTTTTCCTTTTGTGGCTTCATGTCCAATATTTAAAAGAGCGATTTTGGGCTTTTTTAATTGAAAGAGATATTTTTGAAAACGTGCAGCGAGTTTTCCATACTCAAAAAGTGTTTTGGCGTCATAATAAAGATTGGCTCCCACATCAATGATTGCTAACGGTTTTTTCTTTGTGGGGATGTGAGCTAAAAGTCCAAGTCGTGAAAAAGGCTTAAGCTTTCCAAGCTTTGAATTGCTTAAAGCTGCAATCGCCCCTGTATTGCCACAGGAAATGAATGCTACAGCTTTTTTTTCTTTAACCAAATCCAAACCTATGGCCATAGAAGAGTCTTGTTTATGACGCAACACGTCTTTGGGCGCATCCCCCATTTTGACAACACTTTTTGTCACAATATGTTCAAATGTTGGAAAATGTTTTAAGACAGCTTTGGACCCAAGTAAAATAAAATGTTTGCTTTGCTTTTGAAGTGCCTGTTTGAATGTTTTTGTGGGAGTTTCACTTCCCATCAGATCGAGTGCGATTTTCATTTTTGTTCAATATTCAATACTTGTTTACCACGATACATGCCACAATGAGGACATACTTGGTGCGGCATTTTTGGATTGGAACAATTGGTACACTTACCAAGAAATTGTTTTTTTACTCCATGATGTGATCTTCGCTGATTTTTTCTCGCATTGGATGTTCTCGTTCTTGGAACTGCCATAGTTTACCTCTATTTTATAAATCTATATTTTCAAATGGTTGTTGCCGTTTTTTCTTTTTTGGATCTGCAAGATATGTCTTGAGCTCCCCTCTTTTTGAGCAATTATTCATACATTCTGCAAATTTCGGCGTTTCAAGTAAAATACAATCCCTTATCGCAGATGAATAATCTAGCGTTTCCGATTTTATCTCATCCAGGTGGTACGATGTGATAAAATGCTCAATTTTCACACCCACTGTAACATCTTCTGTGCAAATCGTGCAAGGGGTATGTGCTTGAGTTTCTATATTCAAATGTAAAAGAACTTCTTGGTGTTTAAGCTCCACAGTACCATCGACTTTTACAACGCCCTCATAATGCAGCGTCGGCTCGTCGACATCTAAAAAGCTCGCATCCACATGCTCATGAATGCGTTGTTCCTTTTCATTCTTCAATCTATCAACTAAAATTTTAAAAGGATGGCCCATCTGTTCACACTTTATCAATTTCTAACTAATGTTACGCATTAAATACAACTTAGGGGAAGGCTACAAAAGCCCCTCTGCTTCGGTTTACTCTTCATCCAACTCTCACAGAGTTGGACTTCATCATCATCCTTGCATCTTGTCCTCTTCGCTCTCCCCCTAAACAGATTTACCGCGTAACATCAGTTTCAAGCATTTTAATGCATTTTGCGATTAGATTCTAGTTTTTATTACTGACCTTAAC of the Chlamydiota bacterium genome contains:
- the lpxB gene encoding Lipid-A-disaccharide synthase; amino-acid sequence: LVATFKTWAYLVGVGGPLMRKARLKCIEKMESFEIMGFSEVFFSFFKLLKKFFFLRDAILDLNPDVIILIDYPGFNLRLAKTLRKQGFRGKIVQYVCPSIWAHGQKRKKILERYFDHVFCILPFEPKLFRKTRASFVGHMLAHTIKKAKIKRQNFLALFPGSRRREIEKNLPLQLEVAKQTKQPIYISTANPQIKAQIKAVLKQHHIKATLVPFEKRYKLMQQCKKALATSGTVNLELALLSTPTLVCYKVTPLEKWIIKHFIKPKVKYFSLPNLIMNKQIFPEFYGTHLDPQKMLKALKSTKATHCLQLSKILKNKVPAKEIQTWIRQHLDN
- the plsX gene encoding Phosphate acyltransferase, translating into MKIALDLMGSETPTKTFKQALQKQSKHFILLGSKAVLKHFPTFEHIVTKSVVKMGDAPKDVLRHKQDSSMAIGLDLVKEKKAVAFISCGNTGAIAALSNSKLGKLKPFSRLGLLAHIPTKKKPLAIIDVGANLYYDAKTLFEYGKLAARFQKYLFQLKKPKIALLNIGHEATKGKQEQQKAYQLFSKKNAYFTFVGNIEGQDVFEGTIDVLVTDGFSGNIFLKTAEGVANFLQSQYKFDLPSLAYGAIICGVNGLVIKCHGKSKTQDLLGAFEKAKHLSAIF
- the rpmF gene encoding 50S ribosomal protein L32 produces the protein MAVPRTRTSNARKNQRRSHHGVKKQFLGKCTNCSNPKMPHQVCPHCGMYRGKQVLNIEQK